Proteins from one Escherichia coli genomic window:
- the rdgB gene encoding XTP/dITP diphosphatase: MQKVVLATGNAGKVRELASLLSDFGLDIVAQTDLGVDSAEETGLTFIENAILKARHAAKVTGLPAIADDSGLAVDVLGGAPGIYSARYSGEDATDQKNLQKLLETMKDVPDDQRQARFHCVLVYLRHAEDPTPLVCHGSWSGVITREPAGTGGFGYDPIFFVPSEGKTAAELTREEKSAISHRGQALKLLLDALRNG, encoded by the coding sequence ATGCAAAAAGTTGTCCTCGCAACCGGCAATGCCGGTAAAGTGCGTGAGCTGGCGTCGCTGCTTAGCGACTTCGGTCTTGATATCGTGGCCCAAACAGACCTCGGCGTAGATTCTGCCGAAGAAACCGGCCTGACCTTTATCGAAAACGCGATTCTGAAAGCACGACACGCGGCAAAAGTGACCGGTTTACCAGCAATTGCCGACGACTCTGGTCTGGCGGTAGATGTGCTTGGCGGCGCGCCTGGGATTTACTCCGCACGTTATTCCGGTGAAGACGCGACCGATCAAAAGAATCTGCAAAAACTGCTGGAAACAATGAAAGACGTACCGGACGACCAACGTCAGGCGCGTTTCCACTGCGTGCTGGTATATCTGCGCCACGCGGAAGATCCGACTCCGCTGGTGTGCCACGGTAGCTGGTCTGGCGTGATTACTCGTGAACCGGCGGGTACTGGCGGCTTTGGTTATGATCCAATCTTCTTCGTGCCTTCCGAAGGTAAAACTGCTGCCGAACTGACCCGCGAAGAAAAGAGCGCCATTTCCCACCGTGGTCAGGCATTGAAACTGCTGTTGGACGCTTTACGAAATGGTTAA
- the hemW gene encoding radical SAM family heme chaperone HemW, giving the protein MVKLPPLSLYIHIPWCVQKCPYCDFNSHALKGEVPHDDYVQHLLNDLDNDVAYAQGREVQTIFIGGGTPSLLSGPAMQTLLDGVRARLPLAADAEITMEANPGTVEADRFVDYQRAGVNRISIGVQSFSEEKLKRLGRIHGPQEAKRAANLASGLGLRSFNLDLMHGLPDQSLEEALGDLRQAIELNPPHLSWYQLTIEPNTLFGSRPPVLPDDDALWDIFEQGHQLLTAAGYQQYETSAYAKPGYQCQHNLNYWRFGDYIGIGCGAHGKVTFPDGRILRTTKTRHPRGFMQGRYLESQRDVEAADKPFEFFMNRFRLLEAAPRVEFSQYTGLSEEVIRPQLDEAIAQGYLTECADYWQITEHGKLFLNSLLELFLAE; this is encoded by the coding sequence ATGGTTAAATTACCGCCGCTGAGTCTCTACATTCACATCCCGTGGTGCGTGCAGAAATGCCCGTACTGCGATTTCAACTCTCACGCGTTGAAAGGAGAAGTGCCGCACGACGATTATGTTCAGCATCTGCTTAACGATCTGGACAACGATGTGGCTTACGCTCAGGGCCGTGAAGTGCAGACAATCTTTATTGGCGGCGGTACGCCGAGCCTGCTTTCTGGCCCGGCGATGCAAACGCTGCTGGACGGCGTGCGTGCGCGTTTGCCGCTGGCAGCGGATGCAGAAATCACCATGGAAGCGAACCCAGGCACGGTAGAAGCCGATCGCTTTGTTGATTATCAGCGTGCTGGTGTAAACCGCATCTCTATTGGTGTGCAGAGTTTTAGCGAAGAAAAGCTAAAACGACTTGGACGTATTCATGGCCCGCAAGAAGCGAAACGGGCGGCAAATCTGGCAAGCGGGCTGGGGCTGCGTAGTTTTAACCTCGATTTGATGCATGGGTTGCCTGATCAATCACTGGAAGAGGCGCTTGGCGATCTACGCCAGGCCATTGAACTGAATCCGCCGCACCTTTCCTGGTATCAACTGACCATCGAACCTAATACGTTGTTTGGCTCACGCCCTCCTGTACTGCCGGACGACGATGCATTGTGGGATATCTTCGAGCAAGGGCATCAGTTATTAACGGCTGCGGGTTATCAGCAATATGAAACATCCGCTTACGCCAAACCAGGTTATCAGTGCCAGCACAATCTCAACTACTGGCGATTTGGTGACTACATCGGTATTGGCTGCGGCGCGCACGGCAAAGTCACCTTCCCGGATGGGCGCATTCTGCGTACCACCAAAACGCGTCATCCGCGTGGTTTTATGCAGGGGCGGTATCTGGAAAGCCAGCGTGATGTCGAAGCCGCAGATAAGCCGTTTGAGTTCTTTATGAATCGCTTCCGTCTGCTGGAAGCCGCGCCGCGCGTGGAGTTTAGCCAGTATACTGGCCTTTCAGAAGAGGTTATTCGCCCTCAGTTAGACGAGGCTATTGCTCAGGGTTATCTCACAGAATGTGCGGATTACTGGCAGATAACGGAACATGGGAAGTTGTTTTTAAATTCGCTGCTGGAGCTTTTTCTGGCTGAGTAA
- the yggU gene encoding DUF167 family protein YggU, with translation MSAVTVNDDGLVLRLYIQPKASRDSIVGLHGDEVKVAITAPPVDGQANSHLVKFLGKQFRVAKSQVVIEKGELGRHKQIKIINPQQIPPEIAALIN, from the coding sequence ATGAGTGCCGTAACAGTTAATGATGACGGTCTGGTTTTACGGCTTTATATTCAGCCGAAAGCCAGCCGTGATTCTATTGTCGGTTTACATGGCGACGAAGTAAAAGTCGCCATTACCGCGCCGCCAGTTGACGGCCAGGCCAACAGCCATCTGGTGAAGTTTCTCGGCAAGCAATTCCGGGTAGCCAAAAGCCAGGTGGTGATTGAAAAAGGCGAACTTGGCCGCCACAAACAAATTAAAATCATTAATCCGCAACAAATCCCGCCAGAAATCGCGGCGTTAATTAATTAG
- the yggM gene encoding DUF1202 family protein, with protein MKMQWIVGTALLMLMTGNAWADGEPPTENILKDQFKKQYHGILKLDAISLKNLDAKGNQATWSAEGDVSSSDDLYTWVGQLADYELLEQTWTKDKPVKFSAMLTSKGTPASGWSVNFYSFQAAASDRGRVVDDIKTNNKYLIVNSEDFNYRFSQLESALNTQKNSIPALEKEVKALDKQMVAAQKAADAYWGKDANGKQMTREDAFKKIHQQRDEFNKQNDSEAFAVKYDKEVYQPAIAACHKQSAECYEVPIQQKRDFDINEQRRQTFLQSQKLSRKLQDDWITLEKGQYPLTMKVSEINSKKVAILMKIDDINQANERWKKDTEQLRRNGVIK; from the coding sequence GTGAAAATGCAATGGATTGTAGGCACGGCGCTGCTTATGTTGATGACTGGTAATGCCTGGGCAGATGGCGAACCGCCAACTGAAAATATCTTAAAAGATCAATTCAAAAAGCAGTATCACGGCATTCTCAAGCTTGATGCCATCAGCTTAAAAAATCTTGATGCTAAGGGTAATCAGGCCACCTGGTCAGCGGAAGGCGATGTCTCTTCCAGTGACGATCTCTATACCTGGGTCGGTCAGTTGGCAGATTACGAACTGCTCGAACAGACCTGGACGAAAGATAAACCGGTAAAATTCTCGGCGATGTTAACCAGTAAAGGAACGCCCGCGTCTGGCTGGTCGGTGAACTTTTACTCTTTTCAGGCGGCAGCCAGCGATCGTGGGCGGGTGGTCGACGATATCAAAACGAATAATAAATATCTGATCGTGAATAGCGAAGATTTCAATTATCGCTTTAGTCAGCTTGAATCAGCGTTGAATACCCAGAAGAACTCGATTCCTGCGCTGGAAAAGGAAGTGAAAGCGCTTGATAAGCAAATGGTGGCGGCGCAGAAAGCAGCGGATGCATATTGGGGAAAAGATGCAAACGGTAAGCAAATGACCCGCGAAGACGCATTTAAAAAAATTCACCAACAGCGTGATGAGTTTAATAAACAGAACGATAGCGAGGCGTTCGCGGTTAAATATGACAAAGAGGTTTATCAACCGGCGATTGCGGCATGTCATAAACAGAGTGCAGAGTGTTATGAAGTGCCGATTCAGCAGAAGCGAGATTTCGATATCAACGAACAACGGCGACAGACTTTTCTGCAATCACAAAAACTTAGCCGTAAATTGCAGGATGACTGGATAACGCTCGAAAAAGGGCAATATCCGTTAACGATGAAAGTTTCAGAAATAAACAGTAAAAAAGTCGCGATTTTGATGAAAATTGACGATATCAACCAGGCTAATGAACGCTGGAAAAAAGATACCGAACAATTGCGGCGCAATGGGGTGATTAAGTAA